ATCGGCGCCGCCCGTACCGTCGTCGCGCACCTCCACCCGCAGCCGTCCGCCGGTGTACCGCCCGGCGATCCACGCCCGCTGCGCACCGCTGTGCCGGCCGATGTTCGCCAGCGCCTCCCGGACCGCGAAGTAGGCCGCCGCCTCCACGGACTCGGCGAACCGGGGAAGGTCCACGTCCAGCTCCACCGGTACGACGGACCGGTCGGCCGCGTCGGCGAGGGCGTCCGCGAGGCCGTAGTCGGCGAGGACCTGGGGATGGATGCCGTGGATCAACTCCCGCAGCTCCCCCAGGACTTGATCGGCCTCGCGGTGGGCGGCGGCGAGCCGGTCGGCCAGTGCGGGCGGGGCGTCGAGCCGGGCCAGGCCCAGGGCCATGCTCAGGGACACCAGGCGCTGCTGGGCCCCGTCGTGCAGATCGCGTTCGATCCGGCGCCGTTCCGCCTCGAAGGCGGCCACCAGCCGGGCCCGCGACCGGGTCACCTCGTCGAGGCGCCGTTCCGCCTCGGCCTCGCTCGGCGCGAGCAGCAGCCGGGCGAGCGCGGCACGGGCCCGCGCGTACCGGACGAGGGGCCACAGCAGCGCGAGGAGGAGGACGATCCCGGCGACCGTGCACAGCAGGGCCTGGCCGTAGGAGTCGATCAGCCAGAGCTTGGCGATCCGCGCGTCACCGCTGGCGCTGCTCGTCGTCGCCAGCTGCACGGGCGCTCCGATCATCGCGCCGGGCACGACCAGCGCGACGAACAGCACGGTCACGTCCAGCGGCCACAGCGCGAACGTGAGCAGGACGGTGTACGCCAGCTCCCGCCACGTCGCCCGCTCGGTCAGCCGCAGCCGGGCCCAGGCGGCGAGACCGGGCTCGGCCGGGGTGGCGTGCGGGTCGGGCGGCGGCGGGGTACGGGTGAGGGTCAGCCGTCGCCGTTCGAGGGCGCCGACGGGGAGGCCCGACAGGACGGCCAGCGCGAGCAGCGGCAGGCCCACCAGGACCGGGGCCAGGGCGAGTCCGAGGATGCCCACGACCAGCAGCACCACCAGCAGGGGGGCGCCGACGAGGACACCGCTCAGCAGGTAGGCCACCGCGCGCGGCAACTCCCGTACGACCGTTCGGATCATGAGGGTCACGGTAGGCGGGGGCGGTCGGCGGCGGCCATACGCGCAGCCGGTGTACGGAAGGTGGGCCCAGCCCTACCCCGTCACCTCGTCAGCAACTCCTCCCGCCCGCGCGCCCGGTACTCCGTCACCAGCCGCGCCAGGTCCACCGCCGAGAACTTGCGGTACGCCCACTTCCCCGGCGGGCGCCACCAGACCGGGTCGGCGCAGCGGAAGCCCTCGCGGCGGAGGGTGGCGCGCTGGATCTTGTTGGTGGCGGTGACGGGCATGGACCGGACGACCCGTACGAAGCGCGGGGCCATCTTCGTGCCCAGGTCGGGCTGGTCCAGCAGGAACTCGGCGAAGCGGCAGGGGTCGAAGGTGCCGGCGACGGTCGCCATGACCTGGTCCCCGGCGACCGGATCGGGGACCGCGTACACGGCGACGGCCTCGGCGCCCTCGTAGCGGGCGAGGATGTTCTCGATGACGGCGGCGGCGAGGTTCTCGCTGTCGACGCGGAGGCGGTCGTCGGTGCGGCCGGCGAAGTAGAGGAAGCCGTCGGTGTCGCGGTAGAAGAGGTCGCCGGTCCAGTACCAGCCGTCGCGGCGGCGGGCGGCGTCCGCCTCCGGGTTCCGCCAGTAGCCCTCGAAGGGGTTGGGGCCCCGGTTGACCAACTCTCCTATCGCCTCGGTGCCGTTGAGGAGTCGTCCGTCCTCGTCGAAGGCGGCCGGCGGGCGCTCCTTGCCGGTCTCCGGATCGACCACGGCGAGGTCGTCGCCGGGTGCCGCCCGTCCGATCGCGCCGGGTGGCGTCCCGGGCGTGCGCTGGATCGCCGCCCCGCCCTCGGAGGACCCGTACCCCTCCACGAGCCGCACCCCGAAGCGTTCCTCGAACGCCGCCGCGTCCACCGCGCCGGCCTCCGTGCCGAAGCCCATGCGCAGCGGGGTGTCGCGGTCGTCGGGGCGGGGCTCGGTGGCGAGGAGGTACTGCACGGCCCGGCCCACGTAGGTGAAGTACGTGGCCCGGTAGGCCCGTACGTCGTCCAGGAACGCGGAGGCCCGAGAACCGGCGGCGCAGGGCGACGCCGGCTCCCGCGACCAGGGCGGGGGCCCAGTCGGCGATGACCGCGTTGCCGTGGAACATCGGCATGCAGACGTAGTGCACGTCGTCCCGCCGCACCCCGAAGCGGTCCACCAGGGCCCGCCCCGCCGCCGCGAGCCGCCCCTGGGAGCAGATCGCGGCCTTGGGCGCGCCGGTGGAGCCGGAGGTGAAGTAGAGCAGGAGGCGGTCGGCGGGGGTGGCCCGGGTGGGGTCGGGCACGGCGCCCGCGTACGGGGCGAGGAGGTCGGCGTACGGCCGGGTGCCGGTGACCAGGACGCGGACGCCGGGGAGTTCGAGGCCGTCGAGGAGCGGGAGGTGGGCCTCCTCGGTGATCAGCACCCGGCACTCGGTGTGCAGGATGTCGCGGGCCAGTTCGGGACCGCGCCGGGTGGGGTTGACGCCTACGACGGCCGCGCCCGTGAGGGCCGCCGCGCTCAACCACAAGGGAAATTCCGGGGTGTTGTCGAGGAGGACACCGAAATGCGGGTGGGCCTCCGGCGGCAGGAGGTCGGCGAGCAGGGCCGCGCGGGCGGCGGCCCCGGCGGCGACCTCGTGGTGGGTCAGGACCTGTTCCTCGAACCACAGCCCGGGCCGGTGGTCGCCCCACCGGTCGGCGACGAGCTGTGCGACCGTGCGCCTGATGGACTCCATGTCGGCGCACGGTAGTTGACGTGCCGTCAGTTGAGGAGGGTCACGGCGTCGGGAACGACGGGTCGGTGGAGAACTGGTGGTAGGTGACCATGAAGAAGACGCAGAACGCGAAGGCGACTCCGAGGAAGGTCAGGATGCCGAGACCGGCCGCGGCATGCTTGACCCGCTCGCCGGGGGCGTGGGCCGTCGCGACCACGTTCGGGCCGTCGGTGTAGTGGACGGTGACGAAGTCGCCCTCGACGGTCGTCATCGGCCCGCCCTCCTCCTCGAAGCGGATGGAACGCCCGTCCCGGGTCGTGAACTCGTAGACGTGGTGGATCGTCGTGCTCACGCGGCTGTGCCCGCCGCCGCTGTCGCTGACCGTGGTGAACGTCCTCAGGCAGCGGGCCTCGGCCGTCAGGCCGCTGCTCCAGGCCCTTCGGACCCGCAGCCAGCGCGTCAGCAGCCGGTACGCCATGAAGCCGATGAAGGCCATCATGACCGTAGGGATGAGGTAGAAGAAGACGTCCATGGTGTTCCCCCGAGTTCGGCCCGCCGCCCTGGTCGGCGGCGTGAGGGGAACGTACCCGTGCGACGGCCCCGCGCAGCTCAAGGGAGCCTCAGAACTGGCGGGGCCGCATGGCGAGTTGCTCAGAACGTGACGTCCGAGCAGGCGTAGAACGCGTTCGTGGTGTCGGCGATCGTCCAGACGGCGACGATCACGTGGTGGCCGCTCAGCCCGGACGGCAGGCGTCCGGTGTGGGAGAGCGTGGACGGTGGGCGCTGGCCGTTGTAGGGGACGGTGAAGAACGGGGTCAGGTTGAGGTCGGAGCGGGCGAGGGCGTGGTTCTGGTTCCAACCCGCCCTGGTGACGTAGTACTTGAAGTCGGTGGTGGCGTGCATGGCGGTGAACTGCCAGCGGAACGTGTAGTTCTGACCGCCCGTCACCCGGGTGGTGGGCCAGGCACCGCCGCCCGGCTTCGTGGACGCGTTGAGCTGGTTGAACCTGCTGTTGCCGCCGGAGCAGATCTGGCCGTCAGCCGGCCCTGAGCCCGGGAAGCCCTTCGGTCCCTCGACGCTCTGCGGTTCCCACTGGATGTCGCCGCAGTTGGTCACGGTGC
This genomic stretch from Streptomyces deccanensis harbors:
- a CDS encoding DUF3592 domain-containing protein; the encoded protein is MDVFFYLIPTVMMAFIGFMAYRLLTRWLRVRRAWSSGLTAEARCLRTFTTVSDSGGGHSRVSTTIHHVYEFTTRDGRSIRFEEEGGPMTTVEGDFVTVHYTDGPNVVATAHAPGERVKHAAAGLGILTFLGVAFAFCVFFMVTYHQFSTDPSFPTP
- a CDS encoding sensor histidine kinase; its protein translation is MIRTVVRELPRAVAYLLSGVLVGAPLLVVLLVVGILGLALAPVLVGLPLLALAVLSGLPVGALERRRLTLTRTPPPPDPHATPAEPGLAAWARLRLTERATWRELAYTVLLTFALWPLDVTVLFVALVVPGAMIGAPVQLATTSSASGDARIAKLWLIDSYGQALLCTVAGIVLLLALLWPLVRYARARAALARLLLAPSEAEAERRLDEVTRSRARLVAAFEAERRRIERDLHDGAQQRLVSLSMALGLARLDAPPALADRLAAAHREADQVLGELRELIHGIHPQVLADYGLADALADAADRSVVPVELDVDLPRFAESVEAAAYFAVREALANIGRHSGAQRAWIAGRYTGGRLRVEVRDDGTGGADPARGTGLTGLADRLAVLDGTLSVHSPAGGPTVLSLEIPCPQR
- a CDS encoding lytic polysaccharide monooxygenase auxiliary activity family 9 protein, which translates into the protein MRKHTRHRTKWYAAGVGLATTGALVLSSGGASGHGYTDLPVSRQKLCQNGTVTNCGDIQWEPQSVEGPKGFPGSGPADGQICSGGNSRFNQLNASTKPGGGAWPTTRVTGGQNYTFRWQFTAMHATTDFKYYVTRAGWNQNHALARSDLNLTPFFTVPYNGQRPPSTLSHTGRLPSGLSGHHVIVAVWTIADTTNAFYACSDVTF